The Gossypium hirsutum isolate 1008001.06 chromosome A13, Gossypium_hirsutum_v2.1, whole genome shotgun sequence nucleotide sequence GTTGTTAGTGTAGGAGGACGTAGATTCGAGTGCGTTAAAATGTATTACCACGAAGAATTATCCCAAGTACAACGTcaagtatttaaaagttttgaaaaatatattttattgtatttttttaatatagtttaaaatttattcaataaataatGCTGAAATTATTTAAAGCACTAATCTATTATTAATCCAAATAAAAGCAAACATATTAAGCTGTTTTGTGGCAGCTGCATTTGTTAAGATTTGGGAGTAACTTTTAGAGTTAGACAAACATATTGTTTAGTTTATATAATTTAAGCTCAATAtactatttgtaaaaaaataaaaaaaaattcatttttcttcGAGTACGTCTATCCTGTATATAACTATAGAAAGATGCTGTTTTAAGTAactttcaaaaaaagaaaattgacatatatatattagacCAATATCCAAATTAAATCCGAATGAGAAACTACATTAatcttaaataaaatgaaaaactacaatatattattaaattaagactaatgtaattttttaatttaataactcttttttttaaaaaaaaattcagtctCGACTTaagttgttaaatttattaaattaaaatttatgcgACAAATATATTATCGGATTTGTAATATTATGTCagtttgttattttcacataaaactcACAAAAAAGTGTTGCTATTTTAATTTTACAGATATAATAACTATCGTTTGAgttatgattaaaattttaaacttcgaAAAGTACATGAACTAAATATGATCTAATTGAAGAAAAGAAACTAAACCTACAACTTATGCATAGTACATTCATTTGCCTCATCTCATTTGCATCGATGGTTTGCCATTTTgttatatttggaaaaaataatgaaatgtgaTCATCAAGAAACCCTACTAAATACacaagaaaatttgaaagaattagaGCATGAATTAACCTTCTTTACCATGAATTAACTTTCTTGCCATTGCAATGTCAATCTGGGTAAGCACCTAGATTTTTAGGATCTCCAATCACAACTTTGTTGCCTTCATCGTACGGTCAAGAACATAAAAATCAAGCATTTCACCAATCAATTGTAGCTGTTGAGATGCAAACTGGTAGTTTATATCCTCAATTTAGAATATTAAAgttgaataaaatttttagtcTTCACCTACTTTTACCGGTTACAATTTTTTTCAACGGTTCAGatccaaattttaaaacccaccCCATATCCAACGGCACAAATATTTTAGAGCTTATAGAAACCCTCTCCTTGGAATTTTACAGATCTAAGTCCCACCCAAGGAAAGTCAACTATCAAATACGATCTACCGCCACCAAGATACCTTgctcaaagaaagaaaaagaaaatcatttgtGAGTGCTTCATTGATTGCCTTGCTTTCCCCTACATTTATGGCGGAAACGTTTCTGTTCAGTATTGCAGAAAGGCTTGTCGACAAAATTGTCGGTCTCACTGTAGACGAAGTTCGCTTGGCGTTTAATGTCAAAACCGATCTGAAAAAGCTGGAGGACACCATGATCAGCATTAAAGCTGTGCTCTTGGATGCCGAGCGGCAACAGCACCAAAATGACAAGCTGCGCCTCTGTATGTGGAAGCTCAGAGACATCTTTTACGATGCTGAGGATGTTATTGACGATTTCAAGTGTGAAGCTCTCCGCAAACAGGACGCCATCAATCATCCCAACATCAACAACTTAAAGGTGCGAGTTTTAGGTTCCTTTTGTTTGCCTCTTTCATTCTCTTTAAAAATGAGTCATAAAATCAAAGACATCAATGGGAGACTAGGCGAACTTGCCACTGAGTGGAACAGCTTTGATCTAAGACAGTGTAGCGACAACCGACATGTTTTTCGCAGAGAGACCATCTCTTTTGTGGATTCTTCTGATGTTATTGGTAGAGATAAGGATAAAGAGAACATTATTAGTATGTTGATGAAACCAAGCGAGGATCGAAATGTCCCTGTCATTCCCATTGTTGGAATTGGAGGTTTAGGAAAAACCACACTAGCGCAATTGGTATACAATGATGATCGAGTTACTAGCCTTTTTCCTTTGAAGATATGGATCTGTGTTTCTGAGGAATTTGATCTTTCTAGATTGCTCAATCTGATTATTCAGTCTGTAAATAAAGAAGTAAGATGTGATGATTTAACACTTGAAGCCTTGCAAGCTTGTTTGAGAAGCCTTTTGAATGAAAAGAAGTTCTTGCTCGTCCTGGATGACGTGTGGAATGAAAATCAAGCAAAATGGGTTGAGTTAAGAAATTTGTTGAGATCAATAGATGGCTTGCGTCAAAGCAAAATTATCGTGACTACTCGGGGTTTGAAGGTTGCCTCGCTAATGAGTTCAATTTGCCCTTATGAATTGAAAGGTCTCCCTTTTGAAGACTGTTTAACATTGTTTACAAAATGGGCTTTTAATGATGGTGATGAGAGACATTATCCAAATCTCATTAGAATCGGGGAGGAGATTGTGAAAAAATGCAAAGGGGTTCCTTTGGCAGTAAGAACATTAGGAAGTTTACTGTTTCAGAAAACGGATGAATCTGATTGGATCTATATAAGAGAGAGTGAAATATGGAGACTTGAGCAACATGAAAACGATATTTTACCAGTGTTGAAGTTGAGTTACAATCATTTGCCATCTCATTTGCAACGATGTCTTGCTTTTTTATCCTTGTACAAAAAGGATGAGATCTATTTGAGTGACAAATCATCCGTCTTCGGATGGCAAATGGACTTCTTGAACATGCAAAGCAAAATCAAGAGTGGGAGGATGTTGGCAAACAATATTTGAATGAATTACTGTCAAGGTGCCTCATCCAAAAGGAGGAGGATTTTCGCTTGAAGTTTACCTTCAAAATGCATGATCTGGTACATGATCTTGCATTAGATGTGTCTCAAAGAGAGTGTAAAATAGTGAATTCCAAAACAAAAACGGTTGATGAAAATGTTCAACATCTGTTATTATGTGATGAGAAGTTGGTTGAAGTTCCGCGTGTTTTGGAGAAATTGGAAAAAGTTCAAACAGTAATCATCCAAGATAGTTCACTGAGATCAAAGATTTTTGATAAATCTCTTATAAATCTTTGTGTCTCCAATTTCAAGTATCTACGAGCATTAGAATTAAGAGATTCACCATTGACAGCTTTACCGAATTCCATTGGTACCTTGAAGCACTTACGAGAGCTTGACTTGGCCCGATCTGAGGATATATGTGAACTTCCGAGGACTTTTTATAAGCTTTACTGCTTGCAATCGTTGAATTTGGGAGCTACTAGTTTGAAGCAGTTGCCTGACAGCGTGCAAAGGTTGATTGAGCTTAGATATCTTGTAATAACCATTGAAGCTACGCATTTGAAAGAAATACGAGCAGGATGTTGGACTTCTCTTCAATACTTGGAATTGTATAATTGTTTCGAATTAGAATGTTTACCTGAAGGAATGCAGTATCTGAAGTCACTTCGGACACTTATCCTTACTTATTGTGATAGCCTTGTCTCATTGCCACGGAGCCTGAAACTCCTAACCAAGTTAGAACACCTTGTAATAAATGGTTGCACTAAAATCAATTTAGAAATGGAAGCAGAAGAGGAAGAAGACAATGACCTTCAGTTGAGCCTTAAAACTCTCTCACTCGAGAGTTTATCTGTCTTAACTGCTTTGCCACGATTGCTTCTTCAAGGATCTTCTTCCACTTTGCAGCAATTACGAATTAGGGGGTGTCCAAACTTGTCCATTCTACCGGCATGGCTACCGAATCTCACTTCTCTTCAAAAACTTGAGATTGTTAATTGTAGAAATTTGTCAGCTCTACCGGAGGGAATAGACCGCCTCACCAACCTTAGAGAATTGAGAATTCTCGGATGTCCGAAGTTGAGCAAAAGATATAGTGAAAATGGGGGTGAAGATTGGCACAAAATTGCTCACATCCAAAAGGTTGATATTTACTAATGAAGAATGAAGTAtgtggtaaaattttaatttctctatcAGATTTGATTTCATTTTATCTTTCCCTTTTATATGCTTAATGTTCGTTAAGTACTCATTGTGTTTGGAAACATTGCATGTATGAACTGTGAAGATGGAGATGGATGAATGAAGCAAGGCCACCCAAGACTTTTACTTTATTTGCATTCAGATTTCACAGTTTAGAGTTGTAATTCTAATAACTGAGCTTTTTCTTTGGATGTTTCAAATGCCTTCATGCTATGGATTgtaatgtataaaattttatgcatatttatgTATTCTCATGGTTGGtttgtctttataatttagtatataaataaattagttatccaattataaaaaaagttacaaaatgtatGAGGTGCTAAATTGGTacattttgatttggtaattatAACTATAGCATTGGTAGGTTTTTTAGCAGGTTTATAATCAACAAAATGTATCTTAGGTCACTTCCAAATCTTGATTTTGCAATGAGCatcaaaacattttttttgaGCTACACAGTTTAGCATATAGCTGTGTGTTGCACATGGGTTGATGATATGACTGTGTAACCTTTAGAATTTAAGTCCACACAGTTTTCACTTGTTACAGGGGCTGACCACATTCACTTGTTACAGGGGCTgacgacacacccgtgtgggtactGTAGGTTAAGTTATATAATTTGTACACGGTTACGATTACTTATATGGTTtaatcacatggtcgtgtgatttTTGAGGAATTATTGTATTTAGCTCCACACGATTACAATGAGTTTACACAGTCTGaatacacggctgtgtgacccttgtttgTTGAAGTTTCAATGctttttgttaaattttcaattaagccTTTATTTGTTTCCATGTATATCCTAAATATACAGTTTTTTTAGAGTAATGGATTAAAGTaaatttgataaactaaaaatattttaaattaaatattattaaataattttataaaattattatattatattaaatataaatataaatagtaaataatatataaaaactaatttttttacccGTGTGATTCACAGACTTattgtattaattaattaattttaagagttataaaattctataaaaatttaaatctaataataaattatttaataagtaaatttaaacaatttaacatGTGCTTATGATAatagtgattatggttataaaataACCATTACACCTTTAATTAATAATAGTGTAAATTAATACTTATATATAGAAGTATGagtttattatattcaaattaaaaaatatatttaattaattcgtatttttatttataaaatatttacatatattataaattagtacatatataaagatttaattaattcatattttttatataaaaatatttacacacTATAATTTTAGTGTATATActaagatttaattaaatttaagtttaaatttctaataaaaataaaaataaaaataaaaataaaaagtaatttttaatagaaataagagaaatttatatatatttatatggtaAAATAGTAAAGAAATGAACATTCATTCATAAGGTGAGTGTGAGTACGGGAGTATTCTCTAGTAAATGTGAGGGTAAGTGTGAGTATGAGAGAGTTCTCTAGCTAGTGTGAGAATAAAAAGTGATATataagaatattttttaattaatgcgagattaaaattaaattttaatgaaaatagtgaagaaagTAAAGCTTATTTATAGAGTAAGTGTGAACTCTGATTTTCAAagttaatagggattaaattgctcaaaaaatTTGAGAAGGACCAATATTctcaatattaaaattgaaaaggaGTGGAGAGATGTTTtaccaatctacataaaaattgaaatttatccTATTGAGCTatatattaatgataataaaaacaATCAATTAAACTCTTCCGTTAATGGAAAATGGAAATTGTTAGTTGATCGGTTTGactattaacaataaaaaaaattaaaacattgttttaaaattaataaaaaaatatatacatctaGAATGAACCTGGATAATAATTTGTCCAGATTCATTCTATATAAgtgtaaaactataaaaaaaatttaaaattataaagattataaaaaagttttaaatatgtaaaagattaaaaaataaaaaaataataatgatttataaaaaataataaaaacacacATTTAGAATGAACTTGAGCCGTCCTCGAGTGTCTTCTTGTAATGCCACATGTTATGTCGGGTGAGGGTATAAAAAAACTAATCgggtaaaattatatataattgaaaaaaaagatttattgtgattaattgattttttttgttacttttcaaaattgattagaattaaattgctcaaaatttttTAGAAGGACCAATTTtttcaatatcaaaattgagagggaGTGGAGAGATGTTTTAACAATATATTATTGGGGGACATAGAAAGcctattaatatattaaaaatttatgtttatgcGTGCATCAGGCGTTTGTAGTCCAACGGTTAGGATAATTGCCTTCCAAGCAATATACCCGGGGTCAACTCCCGGCAAACGCAattgaatttttcattttaaacaatTTCCTTTTTTCCTTGCTCTCCGATGGAATGAAGGTGGTAGCTGGAGAGTGTTCGTTGGATTAAAACATGAGAGAGCCATTTGCCTACCAAAACCAATCACACGCACACACACACAAAGAGAAACTTTTGTGATATTCAAAAGTGTGTGCTAAAATCTGTAGTAGAACCCCCTACCCCTACACATCTAACCTTTAAACAATTTCtcctctttattattattattattcatcaaAGGCAAAGCTTCACCATTTAATTTCTCTAAGGAGagatatgaaagaaaaaaatagggaATGTGAAAAAAGTTGAATAATTTATcgtaataattttcaaatttaaatatgaaaCAATAGTTGCTCTTACTCTTTAGTTTTCTTTAGATACTTGATATTAGCATCCAAATACATGATAATTCTATAATAAGTCACGCGTCGTGATTTTAGAGAAAAGTCATGAATCATACATCAACTGCATATTAGAATTAGTATTGAGATATAAATGTTCGAATTACTTTCAACTTGTGAGCTACTTTTTATGGACAAAATTATAAAACCAAATAGtttgaagaaaaaatatattttccatCATGACACTATAGCATAAGTTTATCTTTAGTAtaattcttttcttcatttcccaTAACTTTTTTCCATATATTggtattaaaaatgaaaatgatattaaatCAGGCAAATGCCATATATGAAATGAAACAACAAAGAATACCATAGGTTTTATTAAATAGTGAAAAGAGCTAATCATGTTTTTAGATTAAGGTACTTTCAAAAGTATAAAATATACTAAATATTTCATAAACTCTGATACTCTTCTTTAATGTGGCTTAAACAAAAACATGTTTATCAAGcatttttcttatcttaaaattGTCTTCATAATCATCATTATCATTCAATTTACTTTGAATCGCAAGATCACAATCCAATAACTAATAGTTGATAAAGTACTCCCTTTGAGAAGGCAAGATGCAAATGCTCATGAATATGCGGCCAAAGCAAAagtataaattttcatttttcttcaagAACGTCTATCCTATACCTAAATATAGAACTATAGTCTTTAATCACCttccaaatatatcaaaattttgataaaagtaaatataaCTTATGAAAATCTAGAAAAAGAAGTTGACATATTTATATTAGACATGTACCAAAATTAACTCTTGAGTGAAAAACTACATTACTCTTAACTTGAATAAGATTATAGAAtgatttataaatgaaataaaatattttatttttataaatgttatatttaattattctaatacTAGATATTGATTATTTAAGATATTGATTGTCTATTATATTTGATCTACCGAAAAACACATAGACATGTGCAATTAAGTAGTTGGTTGGATTCTGTCAAAGGAAATAGCAATCAGATTTGAAGCAGCTGAGGTTGTTAGTTAAAGTTGAGCCTTTCTAGCTCGCAAGGCTATAGAGCTAAATTGTGGACGTGTTTCATGATTGTTCGTTTAGTAATGATTGATTGTTAAATGTTCTCACTATTAATTTAAAAGCAATTCGAGTTTGAACATAATGAAGAAGATCAATAGGTTGAAAGTCGAGAAACAAATTAGACTGCTatcgtaaaaaaatataaatacaatttcaattaaactttattaatataaatattacaaggacttaatttgaataaaaaatattaaattttgattgtgacTTAAACCATTATTTTTAATCCGATAAAGGTAGTGatagttttgatgaaattatgacaAGAGGGGGAGTGTTGGGTTGCTCTTTATTAGACTCTTaacaaaaagatgaaaattttgataGAAGATACGGAGCCAACAAACTTAGAATTCACATGAGTGAAAGATAAATCTGAGCTAAATTGGGAGCTTAGCCATGAAAAAAGATATAGTTTTGAAAAATAGGCAtgaacatttaataaaaataaaaaataaaaagtttcaaatatgtaaaagatgaaaaaatatattaataatttataaaaaaataaaaatgcacaTTTAGAATGAACCTAAGCCGTCCTCGAGTGTTTTCTTGTAATGCCAAATGTTGCGTCGGGAATTATATATAATTGACAAAAACATTTATTGTGATTAATTGCTTTTATTTGctgatttttaaaattgatagggattaaattgcttcaAAATTATTGAGAAGGACCAATTTTCTCAATATCAAAATTTGAGGACTGGAGAGATGCTTTTACCAATATACATAAGAAGCCTTTTGATATATTGAGATTTAAATTTACTTATGGATTGCGTCATCTGGCGTTTGTAGTCCAACGGTTAGGATAATTGCCTTCCAAGCAATAGACCCGGGTTCGACTCCCGGCAAACGCAATAGAGTTTTTCATTTCTAGTAATCTCCTTTTTAAGGAGGTAACTGGTGAGTATTTGTTGGATTAAAACCAGAGAGCCATTTACCCACAAAGCCAATCATTCACACACAAAAAAAGAGACATTTGTGATATTCAAAAGAGTGTGCTAATTCTGTAGTAGAACCCCCTACCTCTACTACACACATCAAACCTCTTAGCAATTTCTCCTCTTTTTAttcattataaccttaaccattTAATTTGTGTGAAGAcagatatgaaaaaaaaatagggaATGTGAAAAAAGGTTAAATAGTTTACGTAATAATTTTCAAATCCAAACATGAAACAATAGTTGCTCttactcttcatttttctttaggTGCTCGACGCTAGCACCcaataaatattcaaatatataataagtCTATAGTAAGCTATATGTTATGGTCTTAGAGAAGAGTTGTGACTGACACTTTAGTTGTGTAATGGAATTGATCTTAAGATATAAATGTTGAAACCACTTTCAATCTAtgaattactttttttttgtggACAAAATTGTAAAGTGGAAAGTTTGAAGCTAAAAATATATCTTCCATAGTTATACTATAGCATAAGGTTATCTttagtaggggtgagcaaaatccgattcgattcaaaaaactcgataaaaaatttaaattttaaattaaatagttcgagttatttgagttaatcaagttattcggatcaactcgaataaaaaattaagtttttcagtttaactcgaatatgaattgcaaaattcgagttatccgaaaatccgaataaaaaaagacaaaactacgtagttttgataaatgtttactttattaaaagttaaaattcaaaataattaagttaaaaggtaaaactacgtcgttttgataaatgtttactcattaagttaaaagactaaatcattatattgttcatgtagttaaataatcttgtacttcatctactagttaaataatcggttcaTCTAAACacaacattaagtataaataataagattcgttaactcgactcgatttgactcgaaattttttgactcgattcgatttgattcgaaaaaatttcaaattaagttcggttgctaaaataggatttgtcaacttgactaactcaaaaatttttagctcgattcgactcgactcgatcgaatactcacccttCTCCATTTCCCAAATGTTTTTTTCTTCCATAAATTGGTTTTAAGAATGAAAATGACATTAAATCAGACAAATGTCCGCTGCAAATTTTGTCTAACAGTAAAAAGGGCTAACTATGTTTTAGATTAATGTACTTTCATAATTTAAGGGACATTATAGATTTTATAGGCCTCGATACTTTTCTCCAGTGTGGCTCAAATAAAATGACATATCTTCAAAATCGTTGTTATCATTTGGTTTGTCTAATGCTATTGAATCGCAAAATGACGGTCCGATAACTGACAATTGATAAAGAACTCCCTTGTGATAGCGTGAAGAGGAGGCAAATAAACTTTTTCAATAGTGATTGTTGCCAAATATGCAAATGCCTATCAATATGCAGTCAAAGCAAAAgctgaaattttcatttttcttcgaGTACGTCTATCCTTGTATAACTATAGAACTATGCTGTTTTAAGTAACGTTCAAAAAAAGAAAACTGACATATCTATATTAGAACAATATCTAAATTAAATCCGAATGAGAAACTACATTAATCTTGAacttaaataaaatgaaaaactacattatattattaaattaagacTAATGTAATTTTAGTCTCGATTTAAgtcgttaaatttattaaattaaaatttattatctttaaaattttatgcgacaaatatattatcatatttgtaatatcatatcaatttgttattttcatataatacTCACAAAAAGTGTCGTTATTTAATTTTATGGATTTAACAACTATTGTTTGAgttatgattaaaattttaaaattcgaaaagtacaagaactaaatatgatcaaattaaagaaaataaactaaaccTACAACTTATGCATAGTACAAGACTAATAGTAGTGTTAAAGTTGAATTACGGTCATTTGCCCGATCTCATTTGCAACGATGActtgtcatttttttatatttggagaaaatgatgaaatatgaTCTTCAAAAAACCTACTAAATACAAgagaaaacttgaaagaattaataTTCGACACTTACATCCAAATCCTAAGTAATGTATCTAATTAGAGCATGAATTGACCTTCTTCACCATGCCACTATCAAGCTATAAAATAaggttttttattatatttttctttcccttttacaTTAGTATTAAACAAATCTTTGAAATTAATCCaaaatcaaataatcaatataaaatttaagaaagtaCATCTTCTTCAATTGTGATGAACCAAACAtcataaatgaagaaaaattggAACCAGTTAGTCCGTGATGAAGCAAAAAAGGAAGCCCAATCTCATGTTTTTGGCTTGGAATTACGTTTTTAAAGTATATTAATTTGGAGAAACTTAATgtgatcaatcaaagtagtaataGAATAATTGTGTTATGAAACTTTGTAAGCACCTAAATTTATAGCATATCCAATCACAACTTTGTTGCCTTCATCGTACGGTTCATATGCAAGAACATAAAAATCAAGCATTTCACCAAGCAATTGTAGCTGTTGAGATGCAAACGGGTGGTTTATATCCTCAATTTAGAATGTTGAATAAATAAGTGACTAAATATGTAGCTTACCCTTAAATTTTTTGTCTTCACCAACCTTTACCAGTTACAATTGTTTTCAACGGTTcagatcaaaattttaaaacccacCCCATATCCAACGGCACAGATATTTTAGAGCTTCCAAAACCCTAGGAATTTTACAGATTTAAGTCCCAGCCAAGGGAAGTCAACTATCAAATACGATCTACCGCCACCAAGATATCTTgctcaaagaaagaaaaagaaaatcatttgtGAGTGCTTCATTGATTGCCTTGCTTTCCCCTACATTTATGGCGGAAACGTTTCTGTTCAATATTGCAGAAAGGGTTGTCGAGAAAATTGTCAGTCTCACTGTAGACGAAGTTCGCTTGGCGTTTAATGTCAAAACCGATCTGAAAAAGCTGGAGGACACCATGATCAGCATTAAAGCTGTGCTCTTGGATGCCGAGCGGCAACAGCACCAAAATGAAAAGCTGCGTCTCTGTATGTGGAAGCTCAGAGACATCTTTTACGATGCTGAGGACGTTATTGACGATTTCAAGTGTGAAGCTCTCCGCAAACAGGACGCCATCAATCATCCCAACATCAACAACTTAAAGGTGCGAGTTTTAGGTTCCTTTCGTTTGCCTCTTTCATTCTCTTTAAAAATGAGTCATAAAATCAAAGACATCAATGGGAGACTAGGCGAATTTGCCACTGAGTGGAACAGTTTTGATCTAAGACAGTGTAACGACAGCAGACATGTTTTTCGCAGAGAGACCATCTCTTTTGTGGATTCTTCTGATGTTATTGGTAGAGATGAGGATAAAGAGAACATAATTAGTATGTTGATGAAACCAAGT carries:
- the LOC107938803 gene encoding putative disease resistance protein RGA3 — its product is MAETFLFSIAERLVDKIVGLTVDEVRLAFNVKTDLKKLEDTMISIKAVLLDAERQQHQNDKLRLCMWKLRDIFYDAEDVIDDFKCEALRKQDAINHPNINNLKVRVLGSFCLPLSFSLKMSHKIKDINGRLGELATEWNSFDLRQCSDNRHVFRRETISFVDSSDVIGRDKDKENIISMLMKPSEDRNVPVIPIVGIGGLGKTTLAQLVYNDDRVTSLFPLKIWICVSEEFDLSRLLNLIIQSVNKEVRCDDLTLEALQACLRSLLNEKKFLLVLDDVWNENQAKWVELRNLLRSIDGLRQSKIIVTTRGLKVASLMSSICPYELKGLPFEDCLTLFTKWAFNDGDERHYPNLIRIGEEIVKKCKGVPLAVRTLGSLLFQKTDESDWIYIRESEIWRLEQHENDILPVLKLSYNHLPSHLQRCLAFLSLYKKDEIYLSDKSSVFGWQMDFLNMQSKIKSGRMLANNI
- the LOC107938798 gene encoding disease resistance protein TAO1, which codes for MHDLVHDLALDVSQRECKIVNSKTKTVDENVQHLLLCDEKLVEVPRVLEKLEKVQTVIIQDSSLRSKIFDKSLINLCVSNFKYLRALELRDSPLTALPNSIGTLKHLRELDLARSEDICELPRTFYKLYCLQSLNLGATSLKQLPDSVQRLIELRYLVITIEATHLKEIRAGCWTSLQYLELYNCFELECLPEGMQYLKSLRTLILTYCDSLVSLPRSLKLLTKLEHLVINGCTKINLEMEAEEEEDNDLQLSLKTLSLESLSVLTALPRLLLQGSSSTLQQLRIRGCPNLSILPAWLPNLTSLQKLEIVNCRNLSALPEGIDRLTNLRELRILGCPKLSKRYSENGGEDWHKIAHIQKVDIY
- the LOC107938805 gene encoding probable disease resistance protein At5g66910 isoform X3, with translation MAETFLFNIAERVVEKIVSLTVDEVRLAFNVKTDLKKLEDTMISIKAVLLDAERQQHQNEKLRLCMWKLRDIFYDAEDVIDDFKCEALRKQDAINHPNINNLKQLRVMRCPKLSILPAWLLNLTSLHKLEIEDCGNLSALPEGIDRLTNLRELTIDGCPELSKRYRENGGEDWHKIAHIQKVDIKD